The sequence ATTTATCTGTTTTATAGCAATCGGAAAGAGTAAAACATTCACTTTGTCTGAGTATAAAGGTGTTTACTTCTTTTCTGGGTTTGAAGCAAAGAATCCGAAACTGATTTGAAAGTATTAGTATCATACAGATTTGCAAGAAATGTTTGATTTCTAATGTGTTTTGCTTAATTCTGCAGAATTGATTGGGAACTTAAtctttttttgagttaaaagcAAGAATATTTTAGGCTACGGCACTATCATCTTGTTCTAAACTATTTTATATGTTGAAAGCATGATTCTTCTGCGGCTTCTGATCTATAATTCATTTTCAGGATAATgtgtttgttactgttgttGCTTCCATTCAATACCGGGCCTTGGCAGACAAAGCTTCCGATGCTTTCTACAAACTCAGCAACACCAGAGCACAAATCCAATCCTATGTCTTTGATGGTATGGATGTGTAACTTGACCTTGAAAGTCACCATGTTTATcataataatgaaattaaaagagtCATGTTCTTTACTGATACGTCCCATGGGTCCATAtttgttaggaaaaaaaataaattctgaaAATTCTGGGTTTTTTAACTTGATATTgacttttttaagtttttgttgggTAATTGTGGACTTCTTTTCTAGCTTGGCATTGATATTTTGAAGTTTATgctaaaagaattaaaatgtaTATTCTTAGTGAAACAGCTATATTGGATAGTTGTTTAATGTTGTAATATTCTTTATGATTTGCTTAAAGCATCATGATTAACTATGTACATGATATGCTTTCTTGGACTTGGAAAAGTGCTTATTTTAACAATAATGTTCATGTGGAGAGGACCATTGAGGTAATGTATCTTGATGTGAATATTATGATGACAAATGGCTCAGAGTGAAGTAGTgacagaaaaagagagaagttCTTATAGCATTGTTATGAAATTTAGCTCAAAATAATGTCTTTGAGGTTGGGGAAAATTTCAGTCACTATCCAATCCATGCATATACTTGTTATGTCTTAATTTCCATTGGAGACAATTTTACCTATTTGTACATCGTTTGGAGAAACTAACAGGCTTATGTCTCCATTCTTCTAGTTATTAGAGCAAGTGTTCCGAAGTTGGAGCTGGATTCTGTTTTTGAACAAAAGAATGAGATCGCGAAAGCTGTGGAAGAGGAACTTGAAAAGGTATTTCTCGGTCTGCTAATCTGGTTTAGTATTAGTCAAGTTACAAGCTAAATCTGTTTCTTTTTAATATCTTTGAATTTTACATGCATAGGCCATGTCAGCTTATGGATTTGAGATTGTTCAAACTCTCATTGTGGACATTGAACCTGATGAACATGTGAAGAGAGCTATGAATGAGATAAATGCTGGTAAGTGTTCATTttgaattgaatattttttctcctctctctctctgtgtaagTTTGGCTTCTTTTTCCCTGAATACTAATTAACCTGTCATTGACCTTTTACATGTGATGAACAGCTGCAAGAATGAGGGTGGCAGCTAACGAGAAGGCTGAAGCAGAAAAAATCCTGCAAATCAAACGTGCCGAGGGAGATGCCGAATCTAAATATCTGGCTGGGCTTGGTATAGCCCGCCAGCGTCAAGCCATTGTAGATGGGCTGAGGGACAGCGTGCTTGCTTTTTCTGTGAATGTACCTGGGACTACATCAAAGGATGTCATGGACATGGTTCTGGTTACTCAATATTTCGACACAATGAAAGAAATTGGTGCATCGTCAAAGTCCAATTCTGTTTTCATCCCACACGGACCAGGAGCTGTGAGAGACATTGCTTCACAGATTAGGGATGGCCTCCTTCAAGGAAATACCGTTCAGAATTAGTGTCAAAGTCCAACTCTGCTTTCATCACACAGGGACCTGGAGCTGTGAGAGACTTCACAGATTAGGGATGGCCTCCTTCAAGGAAATATTATTCAGAATTACTGACTTTTATCACAGCATATATGTTTCATGAGTGGCTTTtcaatgaaatatttgtgtattttattcttcttttcaaCTTTCGTAAGTATTACATGAGTGAAGCTAGGAGATAGGGAGTGTTTTGCAAGTTGCAAACTAAGTGGGATGGTGTGTATACATGGTCTTGAACTTGGCTATAGTGTGATAAATATTCTTTATAGTAAAAACGGTATTGGTTTGTGTAATTTTGTGGTATCCTCTGGTTTTATATGCTATTTTGTTAATGTTGTCTGCATTTTGTGAATGGTTCCCTTTGATGGGTTTGCTTTGAGAACAGACCAAAATTTGCAGTAATAATGGTTATTGTGTCATGATTTAAGTTTGTCTTTCTTGCTTGatttgaaggggaaaaaaaccaGCTGTTGTTGGGGCTTTATGTTCATGAATGAGCATAAAGCTCAGAATACAAGCCGTTTGGgtgaaaaaaaatggtcactTATCGCTCAAATATCATCACTCATCACACTATAACTCATTTCCTATCACTTATCACTCTAATTTTCATAACTCACAACTACCACTCATTCTTATAACTCATAATTCCTTAACTCAACTGGTGGGACCTTTGGTACAATGCCCTCCTCTCTAGTAAAGGAGCAAATAGccagttcctcaaaaaaaagaaaaaaaaaagagcaagtaGCGGTCGGGTCCTTGGAGTAATAAATACTATCTGACTTGATGGGACAATTCATCACGTGGGTCCTATTCTGTGTGTGTTATTACGATTTTGCCActaactcaattttctaaaatttgaaaacacacaaaatatGTTTTCATATCTCATCATTCATTCCCACTTTTTTTAGTGTTGAGTGATAAGAATTGAGAATAAAAATtgagccaaaca comes from Castanea sativa cultivar Marrone di Chiusa Pesio chromosome 3, ASM4071231v1 and encodes:
- the LOC142628125 gene encoding hypersensitive-induced response protein 1, whose amino-acid sequence is MGQALCCVQVDQSTVAIKETFGKFDDVLEPGCHCLPWVLGQQLAGHLSLRVQQLDVRCETKTKDNVFVTVVASIQYRALADKASDAFYKLSNTRAQIQSYVFDVIRASVPKLELDSVFEQKNEIAKAVEEELEKAMSAYGFEIVQTLIVDIEPDEHVKRAMNEINAAARMRVAANEKAEAEKILQIKRAEGDAESKYLAGLGIARQRQAIVDGLRDSVLAFSVNVPGTTSKDVMDMVLVTQYFDTMKEIGASSKSNSVFIPHGPGAVRDIASQIRDGLLQGNTVQN